The genomic region TTCTGTAAATATTGAATGTTACAAACTTCGAATTACGCTTCGATGTAAATACCGATCGATTTGCCTCCGGCTTCAACACGTTCCATGGACTCATTCGAGCCGAATGTAACTTCGGTTACGAGAACATTTTCACGCAATACATCATCAAACGCCTGAATAGCTTCCTGAAGGGATGCATCCACATCCAGCGTCAAACGTACTCTTTTCTCAATCGGCAAGTCCAGTCGTTTCCGGGTATCCTGCACAGCACGAACCACTTCACGGACCCAGCCTTCCTGTTCCAATGCTGGCGTGATTTCGGTATTAAGCGCCACCGTCAGACCATAACCTGACGCTGAAGCAAAGCCTGATTTGGCCTGTTTATCAACCAATAATTCTTCGCTCGTCACTTGCAGCTCTTCGCCTTCCGGTGAAACGATGTTCAGTACACCTTCCGAAACCACTTTACGCGTCTCATCGGCTGACATTCCCTTGAAGAAGTTTTGCAGGAATCCTACGTTTTTACCGTATTTCTTACCTGCAACTTTCAGGTTCAGCTTCAATGTAAAGTCAACGAATTCCGCATCATTATGCTCGGTACGGATTCCTTTTACATTGATCTCTTCCTTGATGATCTCTTCATAACTTGCCAGGTCAAAGCCTTTATCCAGGGAAACAATCAATTCGGACAGTGGCTGACGTGTCTTGATGCCTGTTTCGTTACGAACGTTACGAGCAAGTTCGACCACGCGGCGAGCCGTCTCCATATCCTGTTCCAGTCCTGCATCAATCAGCGCTTCATTCGCTACCGGATAGTCTTCCATGTGCACACTCTCACCTGTTGCAAGGTTCAGATAGATGTCTTCTGCCAGCATCGGTGTGAACGGAGCAACCAGCTTCGCAGTAGTCACCAGTACCTCAGTCAACGTACGGTAAGCATCCAGTTTATCCTCTGTCAGGCCACTTCCCCAGAACCGGTCACGGGAACGACGGATATACCAGTTACTCAACTCATCGACAAATGCTTCAATCGCTTTGGAAGAGTTCAGATAGTCATTAACCAGCAACGCTTTTTCTACAACCAGGATCAGGCTGTTCAGTCTCGACAGAATCCAGCGATCCAGCTTGTGTGCGGACAGTTGGAACGGATGTTCCTGTGGATCAAATCCATCAATAGTAGCATAAAGCGTCAGGAATGCATGGGTGTTGACCAGCGTATCCACCATTTTGGATTTGGCTTCGCCTACGATCCCTTTGGAGAAACGTTTGCTGTTCCACGGTGCACTGTCAGACAACAAAGCCCAGCGGAATGCATCAGTACCGTATTCTTCAATTACTTCCCAAGGATCGATAACGTTACCTTTGGATTTGGACATCTTCTGTCCGTTCTCGTCGAGAACGTGACCTGTAGCCATAACCGCTTTGTAAGGCGCTTTGCCTGTCAAAAGGGTAGAAACCGCCAGCAAGCTGTAGAACCAGCCACGTGTCTGGTCAATCCCCTCACAGATCATATCTGCAGGATATTGCTGTTCAAATACTTCTTTATTTTCAAACGGATAGTGTTGCTGGGCAAACGGCATGGAGCCGCTGTCGAACCAGACATCGATCACTTCCGGTGTACGTTTCATTTCATATTTGCCACAAGAGCTCATGACTTTAACGTCATCCACATATGGTTTATGCAATTCAAGATTCTCAGGCACGTCGCCTACCGCACGAGCACGCAATTCAGCAATGCTGTGTGGAGCAAATTGTTCGCCAGTCTCCTCACACACCCAAATGTTCAGCGGTGTTCCCCAATAACGATCACGGCTGATGTTCCAATCCACCAGATCCTCAAGGAACTTCCCGAAGCGACCTTCACGAACATGACCCGGGTACCAATTCACTTCACTATTGTTAGCAATCAGTTGGTCCTTGATGGCTGTCGTTTGGATAAACCAGCTGTCCATTGCATAGTACAGAAGCGGTGTATCACAACGCCAGCAGAATGGATAGCTGTGCTCATATTTTTCTTTGCTGAACAACCGTCCATTCTCGGAAAGATATCTCACGATATCAATATCACAATCCTTCACGAAACGTCCGGCAAAATCAGTAACCTCAGCCACAAATTTACCTTCCAGGTCCACCATGTTCACAAAGCTGATCCCATTCTCACGGCATACACGGTAGTCATCTTCACCATGGGCAGGAGCCATGTGTACGATACCCGTACCACTTGCATCCGTTACAAAGCCTGCACCCAGGATGATGTTGGCTTTCTCAGCCTGTACGTAGTTGAACGGAGGATCATACGTTTTGCCGACGAGGTCGGCACCTTTCAGTGCTCCAATGATCTCATACTCACCTTTGGCATCTTTCATGACTTTCTCAACCAGATTGGTTGCCATGATGTACACTTCATCACCTTGACGAACACGGGAGTAGTCCATATCCGGATTCACCGCAAGTGCAACGTGTGAAGGCAGTGTCCAAGGTGTTGTCGTCCAAGCGAGTACAAACTCACCGCTGTCATTCAGTTTGAATTTCGCTGTAGCACTCAAGTCTTTGACGTCTTTGTACCCTTGTGCAACTTCATGGGAACTCAGTGTCGTCTGACAAGAAGGACAATACGGGCTCACACGGTGACCCCGATACAGCAGTCCTTTCTCGTGGATCGTCGCCAGGATGTTCCATACACTCTCGATGTAGTTGTTATCAAGGGTGATATACGGGTTATCCATATCCGTCCAATATCCGATACCTTCGGTCAGATCACGCCATTGTTGCTCATATTCGAATACGCTCGCTTTACATTCGTTAATGAATTTCTCCACGCCGTAGTCTTCGATTTCCCACTTGTGGGAGATGCCGAGCTTCTTCTGCACACCTAATTCTACAGGCAGACCATGTGTATCCCAGCCCGCTTTACGAACGACACGGTACCCCTTCATCGTGTTATACCGTCCAACGAAATCCTTGATTACGCGTCCCAGTACGTGACCGATATGCGGTTTTCCGTTCGCTGTAGGCGGCCCTTCATAAAATACGAAGTTTGGCTTGCCCTCCCGGTTTTCAATGGATCGTTTGAATGTATTCTCCGTTTTCCATTTATCTAACACACGTAATTCTCTGGCGCGTGCCTTCTCTTTGACGTCAACTCGTTGCATGATGATCAACTTTCCTTTCTTTGGTTAGATTGTGGACCGTCCACAAAAAGCGTTTCAATCCCCCTAAATCCCCCTTGCCAAGGGGGACCCCATAGGCGCTCCGCCCTCTGGACACCCGGGATGGGTTGTCGTTGGTGGAACAGTGGCGCTTATGGGCAAGGGCTGGATGTGCGTAGTGGCGGCCATTTTGCGGCTGTTCCCTGCGTGAACGCCGCATGGCCTTACCGCGAGGCGGGTGTTGCCGGGTGCTTCGCTTCCCCGGCGGGTGGCTCTCTCCTTGAGGTCCCTTCGGGCCTCATGGACGTTTGCCTTGGCGAAACCCTTGTGCCGGGTGCTTCGCTCTCCCGGCGGGTGGCTCTCTCCTTGAGGTCCCTGCGGCCCTCATGGACGTTCGCCTTGGCGAAACCCGTGTGCCGAGCGCTTCGCTCTCCCGGCGGGTGGCTCTCTCCTTGAGGTCCCTGCGGCCCTCATGGACGTTCGCCTTGGCGAAACCCGTGTGCCGAGCGCTTCGCTCTCCCGGCGGGGGCTCTCTCCATGAGGTCCCTGCGGCCCTCATGAACGTTCGCCTTTTTTGGACACAAAAAAACCCCGTCCCTGGAAAGGGACGAGGCTATACTCGCGTTACCACCCTAATTCTGTTCATCACAAACCACATCCAGGCAAGCCTGGGTATGCTCTGTCATCAACAGCGCTTATGCCCCGCTATACTACCGCAGGGTGCCGTTATAACGTACGGCTTACGGTTCGGCTTACACACGGCAATCACGATCACCGCTTCAGCGTCACTTCTCCGGGGAGATATTCGGCTATAACTCATCCATTGGTTTGCACCAACCACCAACTCTCTGAGGGATGAGATCATAACGTACTGAACCCGTCATGGAATCACTATTCATTATGAATATAGTTATA from Paenibacillus sp. FSL R5-0341 harbors:
- the ileS gene encoding isoleucine--tRNA ligase, whose amino-acid sequence is MQRVDVKEKARARELRVLDKWKTENTFKRSIENREGKPNFVFYEGPPTANGKPHIGHVLGRVIKDFVGRYNTMKGYRVVRKAGWDTHGLPVELGVQKKLGISHKWEIEDYGVEKFINECKASVFEYEQQWRDLTEGIGYWTDMDNPYITLDNNYIESVWNILATIHEKGLLYRGHRVSPYCPSCQTTLSSHEVAQGYKDVKDLSATAKFKLNDSGEFVLAWTTTPWTLPSHVALAVNPDMDYSRVRQGDEVYIMATNLVEKVMKDAKGEYEIIGALKGADLVGKTYDPPFNYVQAEKANIILGAGFVTDASGTGIVHMAPAHGEDDYRVCRENGISFVNMVDLEGKFVAEVTDFAGRFVKDCDIDIVRYLSENGRLFSKEKYEHSYPFCWRCDTPLLYYAMDSWFIQTTAIKDQLIANNSEVNWYPGHVREGRFGKFLEDLVDWNISRDRYWGTPLNIWVCEETGEQFAPHSIAELRARAVGDVPENLELHKPYVDDVKVMSSCGKYEMKRTPEVIDVWFDSGSMPFAQQHYPFENKEVFEQQYPADMICEGIDQTRGWFYSLLAVSTLLTGKAPYKAVMATGHVLDENGQKMSKSKGNVIDPWEVIEEYGTDAFRWALLSDSAPWNSKRFSKGIVGEAKSKMVDTLVNTHAFLTLYATIDGFDPQEHPFQLSAHKLDRWILSRLNSLILVVEKALLVNDYLNSSKAIEAFVDELSNWYIRRSRDRFWGSGLTEDKLDAYRTLTEVLVTTAKLVAPFTPMLAEDIYLNLATGESVHMEDYPVANEALIDAGLEQDMETARRVVELARNVRNETGIKTRQPLSELIVSLDKGFDLASYEEIIKEEINVKGIRTEHNDAEFVDFTLKLNLKVAGKKYGKNVGFLQNFFKGMSADETRKVVSEGVLNIVSPEGEELQVTSEELLVDKQAKSGFASASGYGLTVALNTEITPALEQEGWVREVVRAVQDTRKRLDLPIEKRVRLTLDVDASLQEAIQAFDDVLRENVLVTEVTFGSNESMERVEAGGKSIGIYIEA